From a single Maylandia zebra isolate NMK-2024a linkage group LG3, Mzebra_GT3a, whole genome shotgun sequence genomic region:
- the LOC101480682 gene encoding tripartite motif-containing protein 16-like, whose translation MEEKRTQSLTLRGEMAQKGVQLDEETFSCSICLDLLKGPVTIPCGHSYCMNCIKTHFDEEDRKGIHSCPQCRKTFIPRPVLEKNTILAALVEQLKKTGLQAAPADHCFAGPEDVACDVCTGRKWKAVKSCLFCLASYCEKHLQPHYDSPSLKKHKLVAPSKKLQENICSRHDEVMKIFCRTDQQSICFVCSMDEHKGHETVPAAAERTEKQKELEVRRLNIQQRIQEREKDVKLLQREVEAINGSADKTLEDSEKMFTELIRLLQKRSSDVKQQVRSQQETEVSRVKELQEKLEQEIAELKRKDGELEQLSHTEDHNQFLHNYPSLSALSESTHSSSINIRPLSYFEDVTAAVSETRDRLQDILRKEWTNISLTVTEVDVLLSPPEPKTRAEFLKYSHEITLDPNTANTHLLLSEGNRKVARMKQQQSYSDHPDRFADWCFQVLSRESLTKRCYWEVEWRGGEVCVAVTCKNISRVGSLNECVFGFNDRSWALYCYTNSYQFLYNSAQIVLSGPRSSRVGVYLDHRAGILSFYSVSETMTLLHRIQTTFTQPLYAGLYLYGDGVTSELIKVK comes from the coding sequence ATGGAAGAGAAACGCACACAGTCACTGACACTGAGAGGAGAAATGGCGCAGAAAGGAgttcagctggatgaagaaacCTTCTCTTGTTCCATCTGTTTGGATTTACTGAAGGGTCCGGTTACTATTccctgtggacacagctactgcatgaactgtattaaaacccactttgatgaagaggacaggaagggaatccacagctgccctcagtgtAGGAAGACTTTCATACCGAGGCCTGtcctggagaaaaacaccatATTAGCAGCTTTAgtggagcagctgaagaagactggactccaagctgctccagctgatcactgctttgctggacctgaagatgtggcctgtgatgtctgcactgGGAGGAAGTGGAAAGCCGTCAAGTCCTGTTTATTCTGTTTGGCCTCCTACTGTGAGAAACACCTCCAACCTCACTATGATTCACCATcattaaagaaacacaagctggtggccccctccaagaagctccaggagaacatctgctctcgtcatgatgaggtgatgaagattTTCTGTCGTACTGACCAGCAGAGTATCTGTTTTGTCTGCTCAatggatgaacataaaggccaTGAAACAGtcccagctgcagcagaaaggactgAGAAGCAGAAGGAGCTCGAGGTGAGACGActaaacatccagcagagaatccaggagcgagagaaagatgtgaagctgcttcaaagggaggtggaggccatcaatGGCTCTGCTGATAAAACACTGGAGGACAGTGAGAAGATGTTCACTGAGCTGATCCGTCTCCtccagaaaagaagctctgatgtgaagcagcaggtaagatcccagcaggaaactgaagtgagtcgagtcaaagagcttcaggagaagctggagcaggagatcgctgagctgaagaggaaagacggcgagctggagcagctctcacacacagaggatcacaaccagtttctacacaactacccctcactgtcagcactcagtgagtctacacactcatccagcatcaatattcgtcctctgagctactttgaggatgtgacagcagctgtgtcagagaccAGAGATAGACTACAGGACATTCTGAGAAAggaatggacaaacatctcactgacagtcactgaagtggatgttttactgtcaccacctgagccaaagaccagagctgaattcttaaaatattcacatgaaatcacactggatccaaacacagcaaacacacatctgttATTATCTGAGGGGAACAGAAAAGTAGCACGAATGAAGCAACAACAGTCTtattctgatcatccagacagatttgctGATTGGTGTTTTCAGGTCCTGAGTAGAGAGAGTCTGACTAAACGTTGTTATtgggaggtggagtggagaggGGGAGAGGTTTGTGTAGCAGTCACATGCAAGAATATCAGCAGAGTTGGGAGCCTCAATGAATGTGTATTTGGATTCAATGACAGATCTTGGGCATTATATTGTTACACTAACAGTTATCAGTTCTTGTACAACAGTGCACAAATTGTCCTCTCAGGTCCTCGGTCCTCCAGAGTaggagtgtacctggatcacagagcaggtattctgtctttctacagcgtctctgaaaccatgactctcctccacagaatccagaccacattcactcagccgctctaTGCGGGACTATATCTTTATGGAGATGGAGTCACTTCAGAATTGATTAAGGTGAAATAG
- the LOC106676390 gene encoding uncharacterized protein LOC106676390, producing MLVSIRSAPVEAAMSSVQYLREFIKQRLTAVCEEIFSEVQKTIVQYEEEINRQHRLPDISRKPDRNSHIIDLPQQHDCEEEEGLDEQQVCNQERNSSLDQEDPEPPQIKEEQEELCSSQEGEQLGLKKEAEGIIVWTDEEQLRLLETICKPEIKLHRIDVHQHAFKEEDVLTDQQVFNQERNSSLDQEDPQPPQIKEEQEELCRSQEGEQLGLKQEADTFKVTPAYEKSDHSEPEPNSEQLLSHSSPEAESRDYEENGHVDSRSTRNAELKKRRHSQRVDNTLVSVSQSRTDTKNKSVQCDVCGKTLPDKYKLIAHLRVHTGEKPYSCSTCAKRFSDSSALKKHTRIHTGEKPYSCSTCGKRFSDSSAFKTHRRVHTGEKPYCCSTCGKRFATSSAMKTHTRIHTGEKPYCCSTCGKKICTLSAFKTHTRVHTGEKPYCCSTCGKRFSDSSGFKTHTRIHTGEKPHSCSTCGKGFIQKSGLDCHIRIHTGEKPFPCSICGKRFVDKLQLKKHMRIHTV from the exons ATGCTTGTATCAATCCGCTCAGCCCCAGTTGAAGCAGCGATGAGTTCAGTTCAGTATCTGAGAGAGTTCATCAAGCAGAGACTAACTGCTGTTTGTGAAGAAATCTTCTCAGAGGTTCAAAAAACCATCGTCCAGTATGAGGAGGAGATCAACCGTCAGCACAGACTGCCGGATATCAGCCGGAAACCCGACAGAAACTCACACATCATAG acctcccacaacaacatgactgtgaggaagaggagggtctGGATGAGCAGCAGGTCTGTAACCAGGAGAGGAACTCCAGTCTGGACCAGGAGGACCCAGAGCCtccacagattaaagaggaacaagaggagctctgcagcagtcaggagggagagcagcttGGACTGAAGAAGGAGGCTGAAGGCATTATCGTCTGGACTGATGAAGAGCAGCTCAGACTGCTGGAGACCATCTGTAAACCTGAGATAAAGTTACACAGAATAG ATGTCCATCAGCATGCTTTTAAAGAAGAGGATGTTCTTACAGACCAGCAGGTCTTTAACCAGGAGAGGAACTCCAGTCTGGACCAGGAGGATCCACAGCCtccacagattaaagaggaacaggaggaactaTGCAGAagtcaggagggagagcagcttGGACTGAAGCAGGAGGCTGATACTTTCAAGGTGACACCCGCTTATGAGAAAAGTGACCACAGTGAACCAGAACCAAACAGCGAGCAGCTCCTTTCTCACAGCTCTCCTGAAGCAGAGAGCCGAGATTATGAAGAAAATGGGCATGTGGACTCAAGATCAACTAGAAAtgcagagctgaagaagagaCGTCACAGTCAGAGAGTAGACAACACTCTTGTGTCAGTGAGTCAAAGTAGaacagacacaaagaacaaGTCTGTACAATGTGACGTGTGTGGAAAAACTTTACCTGATAAATACAAACTGATTGCACATCTAAgagttcacacaggtgagaagccgtaTTCTTGTAGCACCTGTGCGAAAAGATTTTCTGACTCATCAGCGTTAAAAAAACACACgagaattcacacaggtgagaaaccttattcttgtagcacctgtgggaaaagattttCTGACTCATCAGCGTTCAAAACACACAGGAgagttcacacaggtgagaagccatattgttgtagcacctgtgggaaaagatttgCTACCTCATCAgcaatgaaaacacacacgagaattcacacaggtgagaagccatattgttgtagcacctgtgggaaGAAAATTTGTACCTTGTCAGCATTCAAAACACACACGAgagttcacacaggtgagaagccatattgttgtagcacctgtgggaaaagattttCTGACTCATCAGGATTCAAAACACACACgagaattcacacaggtgagaagccacaTTCTTGTAGCACTTGTGGCAAAGGATTTATTCAGAAGTCAGGTTTGGACTGCCATATaagaattcacacaggtgagaaaccgTTTCCTTGTAGCATCTGTGGGAAAAGGTTTGTCGATAAGCTACAATTAAAGAAGCACATGAGAATTCATACGGTGTAA
- the LOC112430665 gene encoding tripartite motif-containing protein 16-like, whose amino-acid sequence MFTELIRLIQKRSSDVKQQVRSQQETEVSRVKELQEKLEQEIAELKRKDGELEQLSHTEDHNQFLHNYPSLSALSESTHSSSINIRPLSYFEDVTAAVSETRDKLQDILREEWTNISLTVTEEDVLLSPAEPKTRAGFLKYSCQITLDPNTANRQLLLSEGNRKVTFMKQQKSYFDHPDRFTVWCQVLSRESLTGRCYWEVEWRGRAVYVAVAYKNISRAGRGNECGFGWNDKSQALYCDTNGYEFQYNKVQTVLSGPRSSRVGVYLDHRAGILSFYSVSETMTLLHRVQTTFTQPLYAGLFLYGLGDTAELIKVKQRRRVHVDL is encoded by the coding sequence ATGTTCACTGAGCTGATCCGTCTCAtccagaaaagaagctctgatgtgaagcagcaggtcagatcccagcaggaaactgaagtgagtcgagtcaaagagcttcaggagaagctggagcaggagatcgctgagctgaagaggaaagacggcgagctggagcagctctcacacacagaggatcacaaccagtttctacacaactacccctcactgtcagcactcagtgagtctacacactcatccagcatcaatattcgtcctctgagctactttgaggatgtgacagcagctgtgtcagagaccagagataaactacaggacattctgagagaggaatggacaaacatctcactgacagtcactgaagaggatgttttactgtcaccagcagagccaaagaccagagctggattcttaaaatattcatgtcaaatcacactggatccaaacacagcaaacagacAGCTTTTATTATCTGAGGGGAACAGAAAAGTAACATTTATGAAGCAACAAAAGTCTTATtttgatcatccagacagattcactGTATGGTGTCAGGTCCTGAGTAGAGAGAGTCTGACTGGacgttgttactgggaggtggagtggagaggGAGAGCAGTTTATGTCGCAGTTGCATACAAGAATATCAGCAGAGCAGGAAGGGGCAATGAATGTGGATTTGGATGGAATGACAAATCTCAGGCATTATATTGTGACACAAACGGTTATGAATTTCAATATAACAAAGTCCAAACTGTCCTCTCAGGTCCTCGGTCCTCCAGAGTaggagtgtacctggatcacagagcaggtattctgtctttctacagcgtctctgaaaccatgactctcctccacagagtccagaccacattcactcagccgctctaTGCTGGACTTTTTCTTTATGGACTTGGAGACACTGCAGAGTTGATTAAAGTCAAACAGAGAAGACGGGTTCATGTTGATCTCTGA